The following are encoded in a window of Lactobacillus panisapium genomic DNA:
- a CDS encoding DHH family phosphoesterase yields MKDFLRKLEFPAFIKDSRLTASVIIILALSLLGSIVAMIMNPLFGLAMVLIFILTVACTVYGAYILAGNANNFAVSLSYRIKRSEQEAMIKMPLGILLYDKDRQIQWVNPYLQLYLKDEDLIGHTIKSVDPDLDKLIDDLLKAKTAENHVVNWDGHQFEMVIQNNLGVIYLLDITRYAKIEQKYNNELLAIGQVFIDNYDELSETMHDQELTTTSSYVQNTLSDYAKNYNAYLKRIDEDHFLLLLHMQDLAKMEKDKFSVLDKMRLETSRNNTPLTLSIGIAFGSSLITELADQAQSNLDLALGRGGDQVVLSQPGKAARFYGGKSNPMEKRTRVRARMVSQAISELFKEADRVFVVGHANPDMDSVGSGIGVVKIARLHNVKANFVLDVNKTNYDVGRLVAKMQKVKEDTDMFISPDDALESLTDKSMLVMVDHSKYSITYSKDLYDRLKNRIIVIDHHRRGEEFPENPMLTYVEPYASSACELVTEMVEYQQPSSGQRVLTDLEATAMLAGITVDSREFSLRTGTRTFDAASYLRSIGASSVGVSELLKEDIDSFLERTRLVSSLKMIGPKMAVLCGDDDQIIDPIITAQAADTALDLENVEASFAITRRSKDTISISARSMGEINVQVIMEKLGGGGHLSNAATQIKGVTVQEALAKLLNAVDTYEKENE; encoded by the coding sequence ATGAAAGATTTTTTACGTAAGCTTGAATTTCCTGCTTTTATCAAGGATTCACGTTTGACAGCTTCTGTCATTATCATCTTGGCACTGTCACTTTTAGGCAGTATTGTTGCGATGATCATGAATCCATTATTCGGTTTGGCAATGGTACTAATTTTTATTTTGACTGTTGCTTGTACCGTTTATGGTGCTTATATACTTGCTGGTAACGCGAATAACTTTGCTGTCAGTTTGTCTTATCGGATTAAGCGCAGCGAACAAGAAGCGATGATTAAAATGCCTCTTGGCATCTTGCTGTATGACAAGGACAGACAAATTCAGTGGGTAAATCCATATTTACAGCTTTATTTAAAGGATGAAGACCTGATTGGACACACGATTAAATCAGTTGATCCAGATTTAGATAAGTTAATTGATGATTTGTTAAAGGCTAAAACTGCTGAAAATCACGTTGTGAATTGGGATGGTCACCAATTTGAAATGGTCATCCAGAATAATTTGGGTGTGATCTATTTACTTGATATTACGCGTTATGCGAAAATTGAACAGAAATATAATAATGAGTTGTTAGCAATTGGCCAAGTATTTATTGATAATTACGATGAACTAAGCGAAACGATGCATGATCAGGAACTTACGACTACGAGTTCTTATGTGCAAAATACTCTGAGTGATTACGCCAAAAATTACAATGCCTACCTTAAGCGGATTGATGAGGATCATTTCTTGCTACTGTTACATATGCAGGATTTAGCTAAAATGGAAAAAGATAAGTTCTCCGTTTTGGATAAAATGCGGCTAGAAACCAGCCGTAATAATACGCCATTGACCTTATCGATTGGAATTGCTTTTGGCAGTAGTTTAATTACCGAATTGGCTGACCAAGCCCAGTCTAACCTTGACTTGGCTTTAGGACGAGGCGGTGACCAGGTTGTTTTAAGTCAACCTGGAAAGGCCGCGCGTTTTTATGGCGGCAAGTCCAATCCAATGGAAAAACGGACACGTGTGCGTGCACGAATGGTTTCCCAAGCAATTAGTGAATTGTTTAAAGAAGCTGACCGGGTTTTTGTTGTTGGTCATGCTAATCCGGATATGGATTCAGTGGGTAGTGGAATTGGTGTCGTTAAGATTGCCAGATTGCATAATGTTAAGGCGAACTTTGTGCTAGACGTCAACAAGACAAACTATGATGTTGGCCGGTTAGTTGCCAAGATGCAAAAAGTTAAAGAAGACACCGATATGTTTATCTCGCCAGACGATGCTTTGGAAAGTTTAACTGACAAGTCAATGCTAGTTATGGTTGATCATTCAAAATATTCGATTACTTATTCAAAAGATTTATACGATCGGCTGAAGAATCGCATTATTGTAATTGATCACCATCGCCGCGGTGAAGAATTCCCTGAAAATCCTATGCTGACATACGTTGAGCCCTATGCCTCGTCCGCATGTGAACTTGTCACTGAAATGGTAGAATACCAACAACCAAGTTCAGGTCAGCGGGTCTTGACCGATTTGGAAGCGACAGCAATGCTAGCTGGTATTACGGTTGATTCACGTGAATTCTCGCTAAGAACGGGAACGCGGACATTTGATGCGGCGAGCTATCTGCGCTCAATTGGTGCTAGCTCTGTTGGCGTAAGCGAGCTGCTTAAGGAGGATATCGATAGTTTCCTTGAGCGCACACGCCTAGTCAGCAGCCTAAAAATGATCGGGCCAAAAATGGCTGTTTTGTGCGGTGATGATGACCAGATTATTGATCCAATAATTACTGCTCAAGCCGCGGATACGGCACTTGATTTGGAAAATGTTGAAGCTAGTTTTGCAATTACTCGGCGCAGTAAAGACACCATTAGCATTTCTGCTCGTTCGATGGGCGAAATCAATGTCCAGGTAATTATGGAAAAATTAGGCGGTGGCGGCCATTTATCTAATGCTGCAACGCAAATTAAAGGTGTTACAGTTCAAGAGGCACTTGCCAAACTGCTTAATGCAGTTGATACTTATGAAAAAGAAAATGAATAG
- the dnaB gene encoding replicative DNA helicase: MDNIVSQQIPHDDEAEKAVLGAIFIDPEAIADASAEVEPGDFYKKANQLIFQAMLDLSDREDAIDPLTLQDELTKKNQLDDIGGIAYVSELAIATPTAAHIVYYAKIVHRKALLRRLISASQKIISNAMQDSDDVTAILDDAESEIMNVSSENNANGFRGIKDIVNAAIEEINSIPEDGNMVTGLPTGFVELDKMTTGFHDDELIIIAARPGVGKTSFALNVAQYVGLHTDKTVAMFSLEMSGEQLVQRMLASEGLINSQHLRTGQLDEEEWRKLIVASGSLANASIYIDDTPGIKMSEIRAQARRLAKEKGNLGLIVIDYLQLIEGPRSESRQQEVSAISRQLKKLAKELHVPVIALSQLSRSVEQRQDKRPVLSDIRESGSIEQDADIVSFLYRDDYYREENEEDGDDQQEVGAEDDNGEVEVIIEKNRSGSRGTVKLMFSKPYNRFSNLDYSHDQPDQ; this comes from the coding sequence ATGGATAATATCGTTTCGCAACAAATACCGCACGATGATGAAGCGGAAAAAGCCGTTTTAGGTGCAATTTTTATTGATCCAGAGGCAATTGCCGACGCCAGTGCGGAGGTTGAGCCGGGTGACTTTTATAAAAAAGCTAATCAATTAATCTTTCAAGCAATGCTTGATTTATCAGATCGCGAAGATGCAATTGATCCGCTAACTTTACAAGATGAATTAACCAAAAAGAATCAGCTGGATGATATTGGCGGAATTGCTTATGTTTCGGAACTTGCCATTGCCACCCCTACGGCTGCTCATATCGTTTATTATGCCAAGATTGTTCACCGTAAGGCATTATTGCGGCGGCTTATTTCTGCCAGTCAAAAAATCATTTCGAACGCAATGCAGGATTCAGACGATGTTACTGCAATTCTAGATGATGCCGAAAGTGAAATCATGAATGTTTCTTCGGAAAACAATGCAAATGGCTTTCGGGGAATCAAGGATATTGTTAATGCCGCAATTGAAGAAATCAATAGTATTCCTGAAGACGGCAACATGGTTACTGGTCTGCCCACAGGCTTTGTCGAACTAGATAAAATGACTACGGGTTTCCACGATGATGAATTAATTATTATTGCTGCCCGTCCAGGTGTTGGTAAAACTTCTTTTGCACTGAATGTTGCTCAGTATGTTGGGTTGCATACTGACAAAACGGTCGCCATGTTTTCTTTGGAAATGAGTGGCGAGCAGCTGGTACAAAGAATGCTAGCCTCTGAAGGCCTAATTAATTCGCAGCATCTAAGGACTGGTCAATTGGACGAAGAGGAGTGGCGCAAATTGATCGTAGCGTCTGGCTCTTTGGCCAATGCCAGCATCTATATTGATGATACGCCAGGAATTAAAATGAGTGAGATTAGAGCACAGGCTCGCCGACTTGCCAAGGAAAAAGGCAACTTAGGCTTAATTGTGATCGATTATCTGCAGCTGATTGAAGGGCCACGCAGCGAATCACGCCAACAAGAAGTCTCGGCAATTTCGCGGCAATTGAAAAAATTGGCTAAAGAACTACATGTGCCGGTTATTGCTCTGTCTCAGTTATCGCGTTCAGTTGAGCAGCGCCAGGACAAGCGGCCTGTCTTATCTGATATCCGTGAATCTGGTTCTATTGAACAGGATGCCGATATTGTTTCTTTTTTGTATCGGGATGATTATTACCGCGAAGAAAATGAGGAAGATGGTGATGATCAACAAGAAGTTGGTGCAGAAGATGATAATGGTGAAGTAGAAGTCATTATTGAAAAGAACCGGTCTGGTAGCCGGGGGACGGTTAAATTAATGTTCTCTAAGCCATATAACCGCTTTTCAAACCTCGATTATAGTCACGATCAACCTGATCAGTAA
- a CDS encoding YtxH domain-containing protein, with the protein MADKGFKDKVAGKAKELKGKVQQAAGDMKDKAQDAADNVKDKVDDAKDNMKK; encoded by the coding sequence ATGGCTGATAAAGGATTTAAAGATAAAGTAGCAGGAAAAGCTAAAGAATTAAAGGGTAAGGTACAGCAAGCTGCAGGTGATATGAAAGACAAAGCCCAAGATGCTGCTGACAATGTCAAAGATAAAGTCGATGACGCCAAGGATAATATGAAAAAATAA
- a CDS encoding MgtC/SapB family protein: MANITPINAQLPWLLRLLVASLCGALIGYERAIQRKSAGVRTHIVVAFSSALFMIVSKYGFYDVIKTSGIEFDASRIAAQIVSGISFIGAGTILIKKDQVSGLTTAAGIWATAAIGMAIGSGLYFLGVLATALLFVIQMLFHDDNIIDKIIMHIRFNVQIEAVNRPHILETIQHELAANHVENASVKILFVSDEKIIFFADGIINNNIDENDIIMALRKYPDIKRISYDSLGK; this comes from the coding sequence ATGGCAAATATAACACCGATTAATGCCCAATTACCCTGGTTATTAAGGTTATTGGTGGCCTCTTTATGCGGGGCCTTAATCGGCTATGAACGAGCAATACAGAGAAAGAGTGCGGGTGTTAGAACCCACATTGTTGTAGCATTTTCTTCTGCACTATTTATGATCGTTTCCAAGTACGGATTCTATGATGTGATAAAAACTTCCGGCATAGAATTTGATGCCTCACGTATAGCCGCGCAAATTGTATCTGGTATTTCATTTATTGGTGCCGGAACAATCTTGATCAAAAAAGATCAGGTTTCTGGATTGACTACAGCTGCAGGCATCTGGGCAACAGCCGCAATTGGTATGGCTATTGGTTCTGGATTATACTTCTTAGGCGTTCTGGCTACAGCCCTGTTATTTGTTATTCAGATGCTATTTCATGATGACAATATTATTGATAAAATCATCATGCATATCCGGTTTAATGTTCAAATTGAGGCAGTTAATCGCCCCCATATTTTGGAAACAATTCAACATGAATTAGCCGCAAATCACGTTGAAAATGCCTCTGTCAAAATTTTATTTGTTAGTGATGAAAAGATTATTTTCTTTGCCGATGGTATTATTAATAATAATATTGATGAAAATGATATTATTATGGCCTTGCGGAAATATCCTGACATTAAACGAATCAGTTACGATAGTCTCGGTAAATAA
- a CDS encoding DUF2974 domain-containing protein, translating to MAGPLDYLRWRGDLTFAEKPFNSIDAALLSSLVYLPADDSSVGHTLAELAEKLRNLASFQHQMHSETAAEIILLAESPRIGNIKILDWTDRLEDDPYPLQFSAATFSIAKDTIAIAFRGTDGTMIGWKEDMRMNYLPEIYGQSVAAKYLEEIATKFPEKRIYLLGHSKGGNFAQYALSAAKPETQERVVKALSFDGPGFFHKVYTSPGFVQAMPKMKTYIPQSSIFGAMLDHPEQTIVVKSTAAMRNQHDPRRWSVGRDSFTLAKGLSSGSRVLRHALINFNHSIPKEERGEAFSDLFEAFENADIEEAHQLTNNKLVGTYRFSRVFLSLEPQERKLIAQILGKIWDSYKNNMTLPLMANNYELYPKSNDSNKAPVFYEFYDPEHPNLELPPEVKNKLR from the coding sequence ATGGCTGGTCCACTTGATTATTTACGTTGGCGCGGTGATCTTACTTTCGCAGAAAAGCCTTTTAACAGTATCGATGCCGCTTTATTATCTTCATTAGTTTATCTTCCCGCAGACGATTCTAGCGTTGGACACACATTAGCTGAATTAGCAGAAAAATTGCGTAATTTGGCATCTTTTCAGCACCAGATGCATTCTGAAACTGCTGCAGAAATCATCTTACTTGCCGAGAGTCCTAGAATCGGCAATATAAAAATTCTTGACTGGACTGACAGGCTAGAAGACGACCCGTATCCACTACAATTCAGTGCTGCAACATTTTCAATTGCAAAAGATACCATTGCTATCGCCTTTCGTGGTACTGATGGTACCATGATTGGTTGGAAAGAAGATATGCGCATGAACTATTTGCCGGAAATTTACGGTCAAAGCGTAGCGGCAAAATATTTGGAAGAAATCGCGACCAAGTTTCCTGAAAAGCGAATTTATCTCTTGGGTCATTCAAAAGGCGGGAATTTTGCCCAATATGCCCTAAGTGCTGCTAAGCCCGAAACACAAGAAAGAGTGGTTAAAGCGCTTAGTTTTGATGGTCCGGGATTTTTCCATAAGGTTTATACTAGTCCCGGTTTTGTCCAGGCAATGCCTAAAATGAAAACCTACATTCCACAGAGTTCAATTTTTGGTGCAATGCTTGACCATCCTGAGCAAACAATTGTTGTCAAAAGTACGGCGGCAATGCGCAACCAGCATGACCCACGACGCTGGTCAGTTGGTCGTGACAGTTTTACCCTGGCAAAAGGATTATCTTCTGGCAGTCGTGTACTCCGTCATGCTCTAATTAACTTTAATCATTCCATTCCCAAAGAAGAACGCGGTGAAGCATTTTCTGATTTATTCGAAGCCTTTGAAAATGCCGATATTGAGGAAGCACATCAGCTGACAAATAATAAACTGGTTGGAACTTACCGTTTCAGTCGGGTCTTTTTATCACTTGAGCCCCAAGAGCGTAAGCTAATTGCTCAAATTTTAGGTAAGATTTGGGATTCCTATAAAAATAATATGACGCTGCCGTTAATGGCTAATAATTATGAACTCTATCCTAAGAGTAATGATTCAAATAAGGCTCCTGTCTTTTACGAATTTTATGATCCGGAGCACCCTAATTTGGAGCTGCCCCCAGAAGTTAAAAACAAATTACGTTAG
- the rplI gene encoding 50S ribosomal protein L9, producing the protein MKVIFTKDVKGRGKRGEVKNVPDGYAQNFLLKRGLAKEANKANMHTLERVEANEKAAYESEKAEAEKIKAQLDQDETVVNFKSKAGSDSRLFGSISGKKIVEGLEDQFGIKLDKRKLNLPEPIKTLGYTNVPVKLFKGIEGKIRVHVTEQE; encoded by the coding sequence ATGAAAGTTATTTTTACTAAAGATGTTAAAGGCCGCGGCAAACGTGGTGAAGTTAAGAACGTTCCAGATGGCTACGCCCAAAACTTTTTATTAAAACGCGGTTTAGCTAAAGAGGCTAATAAGGCCAACATGCACACTTTAGAGCGCGTAGAAGCCAATGAAAAGGCTGCTTACGAAAGTGAAAAGGCAGAAGCTGAAAAAATTAAGGCTCAGCTTGACCAAGATGAAACTGTAGTCAACTTTAAGTCAAAGGCTGGTTCAGATTCACGTCTCTTTGGTTCAATTTCCGGCAAGAAAATTGTTGAGGGCTTAGAGGATCAGTTCGGAATTAAGCTCGACAAGCGCAAATTAAACCTGCCTGAGCCAATTAAAACCTTAGGCTATACAAATGTACCTGTTAAGTTATTTAAGGGCATAGAGGGCAAAATTCGTGTCCACGTTACTGAACAGGAATAA
- a CDS encoding MurR/RpiR family transcriptional regulator, whose protein sequence is MDIFLLIKSALPQLTRQEKIVADSLLEFPELVVEKNITSLAQSIGVSRNTVTRFCKTLGFQGYTEFKYAVNAYFAQKIDRNSNNSSINLMIESYKQMLDQLIATNLNLKKLAEQILQSVSIKIVATGKSSPCADQLKYNLQTLNIYSEVVEKIYYSDDLSYVFQPRDLVIIYTVSGKSALTNSIAGGAVKSKANVFAVTAAKSLPFATTETYILPNARDLNKYSISNHLLFYLFNDLLTNEVVKYSKPNKY, encoded by the coding sequence ATGGATATTTTTTTATTAATTAAATCTGCACTTCCGCAATTAACCAGGCAAGAAAAAATTGTCGCTGATTCTCTACTAGAATTTCCAGAATTAGTCGTTGAAAAAAATATAACTAGCTTAGCGCAAAGTATCGGCGTATCCCGCAATACCGTTACGCGCTTTTGTAAAACATTAGGCTTTCAGGGTTACACCGAATTTAAATATGCCGTCAATGCGTATTTTGCGCAAAAAATCGACCGCAATTCAAACAACTCGTCAATTAATCTGATGATTGAATCATATAAGCAAATGCTGGATCAGTTAATTGCGACTAATTTAAATCTTAAAAAACTGGCTGAACAAATCCTCCAATCTGTTTCTATTAAGATTGTGGCCACCGGAAAATCGTCCCCCTGCGCAGATCAATTGAAGTATAATTTGCAGACTTTGAATATTTATAGTGAAGTCGTTGAAAAAATTTACTATTCTGACGATCTTAGTTATGTCTTTCAACCACGTGACTTAGTCATCATTTATACGGTTTCCGGTAAAAGCGCTTTGACCAATAGCATTGCTGGCGGTGCAGTTAAAAGTAAGGCAAATGTGTTTGCCGTCACTGCTGCTAAGAGCCTGCCCTTTGCTACAACCGAAACCTATATCTTGCCTAATGCCCGTGACCTCAATAAATATTCAATTAGCAATCACTTATTGTTTTATCTTTTCAATGATTTATTAACTAACGAAGTCGTTAAGTATTCAAAGCCAAATAAATATTAG